Below is a window of Streptomyces sp. NBC_01429 DNA.
GCTGGCCGGGCTGCTCGACCGTACGGCCGCCGGCCGGCGCAAGAGCCGCAGGCGGCGCCTCGCGCTGGCGGCCGTGGCGGCGGTGCTCGTGGTGGGCGGGCCGCTCGCGGTGCTCGGCGCGGCGTCCGGGACGGACCCGGGCGGCCCCGCGACCGTACGGTGGACCGCCTCGGACCGGGCGACGGGGACCTCGGCCGTGGTGACGACGGCGGAGACGGTCTGGGGCACGGACGTCGGCCTGGAGCTGGTCCGCCCCGGCGTCTCCGAGGTCTGCGCGCTCATCGCGGTGGGCCTCGACGGGTCGCGGGAGACGGTGATGACCTGGGCGTCGCACGCGCAGGACGGCGAGCGGCTGGTCACCCGGGGCGGGGCGGCGCTGCGTCCCGGGGAGATCGCGCGCTTCGAGGTGCGCGCCTCGGACGGCCGTCTGCTGGTGACGATCGGCGGATGAGCGCCACGGTGCTCCGTCCGGCCGCTGCCCCGGTTCCGCATCGGTTCCGGTGGCGATCCCGGTGCCGGTCCCGGGCGGGCGCCTACTTGAGCAGCCGCGACATCCTGCGGTCGGCGAGCGGCCTGCCGCCCGTCTGGCAGGTGGGACAGTACTGGAGCGAGGAGTCGCTGAAGGACACCTCACGGATGGTGTCCCCGCAGACAGGACACGGCTCGCCGGTCCGGCCGTGCACCCGCAACCCGCTCTTCTTCTCCGCCTTGAGCCGTCCGGCCGCCACCCCGCGCGAGCGCTCGACCGCTTCGCCGAGGGTCGCGCGCATCGCCTCGTAGAGGGTGGTGATCTCGTCCTCGGAGAGGTTCTTCACCGGCTTGAAGGGCGACATCCGCGCCGCGTGCAGGATCTCGTCGCTGTAGGCGTTGCCGATGCCCGCGATCAGCCGCTGGTCCCGCAGGGCGCCCTTGATCCGGCGCCCCTCCCCGGCCAGCAGTGCGGCCAGCGCGGCCCGGTCGAAGGCGTCGGCGAGCGGATCGGGACCGAGCCGGGCGATGCCGGGGACGTCGGTCGGGTCGCGTACGAGATGGACCGCGAGGCGCTTGGTGGTGCCCGCCTCGGTCAGATCGAAGCCGTCGCCCCCGGCGAGCACCGTGCGCAGGGCCAGCGGCCCCTTGCCCGGCCGCGGCGGCTCGGCGGGGAAGGAGTCCTTCCAGCGCAGCCAGCCCGCGCGGGCGAGATGGACCGCGAGGTGCAGCCCGCCGGGCGCGGCGTCCCCCGCGACGATGTCGAGATACTTGCCGTGGCGCGCCACGGCCGTGACCGTGGCGCCCTCCAGCGCGGTCAGCGGCGGATCGTAGGTCTTCAGGGCATTGACCGTCAGCGGCAGGACACGGACGATTTCCTTGCCCACCAGGTGTTCGTCGAGGAACTCGCGCAGCGCTTCGACTTCGGGTACTTCCGGCATACGTCCAGCGTGCCGCAGGCGCCGCGCGAACGCCCGGTGGGCGGGGTGGGCACCGGCCCACCGCGTGATACGGCCCACAAGGAGCGGGCCCGAGGCGTCCGCCGGCCCCTCGGCCACGAATACACCGCGAGAGGTACTCCCCCGCGGAGACCACCGTTGGAAGGAAGGCCCCACGTGCCCGTACGCGACCGAGCCACCACCGTCCCGTCCGCCCTGGTCCTCGACAGGACGGCGGCACGGCCGCGCGCCGCCGTCCTGGTGCTGCACGGCGGTCGCGCGGACAGCATGGACCCGCCGGCCCGGCTGAACGCGGCGGCCGCCCGGATGCGGCCGTTCACCCGCGCGGTACTGCGGGCCACCGAGGGGTGCGACATCGTGGTGGGCCGGGTCCGCTACCGGCACCGGGGGTGGAACGGCAGCCGCGCCGACGCCGCCCGGGACGCGCTGCGGGCGCTGGACTCGCTGGAGGAACTGGTCTCCACGGTGCCGGTGGTGCTCGTGGGGCATTCGATGGGCGGCCGGGCCGCGCTGGCCGCCGCCGGCCACGATCTGGTGACGGGCGTCGTGGGGCTCGCCCCCTGGTGCCCGCCGCAGGAGCCGGTGGAGCAGCTGAGGGGCCGCCGGGTGGTGCTGCTGCACAGCGACCGGGACCGGATGACGGATCCGCGCGGCAGTGTCGCCATGGCCGCCCGGGCCAGGGACGCGGGCGCGGACGCCTGCGCCGTACTGCTCACCGGCGGCGATCACGCGATGCTGCGCCGGGCCCGTACCTGGCACGCGCTGGCGACCGGCTCGGTCACCGCGCTGCTCGGGATGAACCCGTTCCCCGACGCGGTGGGGCAGGCGTTCCTGAGCGCGGCCGGGGGCCGGACACGGCCGGTGCCCCGGGTGTAGGGGGCGGGGGCGCGGGCGTCGGGGTCACAGGCCGTAGACCCGCCGGGCGGTCCCCGAGAACACCGCGTCGCGCTCGTCCGCGCTCAGGCCGGCCGTCACCGTACGCGCCGCGTCGAGCACCGTCCCGTACGGGGCGGCCAGCCGGCACACCGGCCAGTCGGAGCCGAACATCAGCCGGCCGGGGCCGAACGCGTCGAGGGCGACGTCCCCGTACGGACGCAGGTCCCCGGCCGTCCACGACTCCCACGCGGCCTCGGTGACCAGCCCGGAGAGCTTGCAGACGGTGT
It encodes the following:
- a CDS encoding Fpg/Nei family DNA glycosylase, encoding MPEVPEVEALREFLDEHLVGKEIVRVLPLTVNALKTYDPPLTALEGATVTAVARHGKYLDIVAGDAAPGGLHLAVHLARAGWLRWKDSFPAEPPRPGKGPLALRTVLAGGDGFDLTEAGTTKRLAVHLVRDPTDVPGIARLGPDPLADAFDRAALAALLAGEGRRIKGALRDQRLIAGIGNAYSDEILHAARMSPFKPVKNLSEDEITTLYEAMRATLGEAVERSRGVAAGRLKAEKKSGLRVHGRTGEPCPVCGDTIREVSFSDSSLQYCPTCQTGGRPLADRRMSRLLK
- a CDS encoding zf-HC2 domain-containing protein — translated: MRTLDLHRDVGAYALGVLDASDAFRFEDHLMVCPQCTLLLADFGGVKAQLDRYARQTPAEVAPYAVAGPELLAGLLDRTAAGRRKSRRRRLALAAVAAVLVVGGPLAVLGAASGTDPGGPATVRWTASDRATGTSAVVTTAETVWGTDVGLELVRPGVSEVCALIAVGLDGSRETVMTWASHAQDGERLVTRGGAALRPGEIARFEVRASDGRLLVTIGG
- a CDS encoding alpha/beta fold hydrolase, which gives rise to MPVRDRATTVPSALVLDRTAARPRAAVLVLHGGRADSMDPPARLNAAAARMRPFTRAVLRATEGCDIVVGRVRYRHRGWNGSRADAARDALRALDSLEELVSTVPVVLVGHSMGGRAALAAAGHDLVTGVVGLAPWCPPQEPVEQLRGRRVVLLHSDRDRMTDPRGSVAMAARARDAGADACAVLLTGGDHAMLRRARTWHALATGSVTALLGMNPFPDAVGQAFLSAAGGRTRPVPRV